GCCGGGCAACGAAACCCACTATTTCGCCGAGGGCACGCTCGGCAATTATAACTCGGTGATCATCCGGGCGGGTGCGAGCGCCCCCATCGTCGAGGACAAGCTGGCAGCCAGCATCTCCTACATTCACCGCCAGCGGGACGGCACCGTCCACGATGTCACGCTGAACAAGGACGTCGGCAAGCTGAATTCCGATTATATTCGCGCGAAGCTGAATTTCACGCCGACTGACCGGATCGCGTTCCTGCTCACCGGCGAATATTTCCACGACGCCAGCGATCCGACGCCGCTCATCAACCGTAATCAGCCGGGTGGCGTGGACCCCAATCGCAATTACAGCGATGTCGCGATCTACAATCGCACCAATCTCGGCGGCGTGTCGCTGCGCGGCACATTCGAGCTGAGCGATACCAGCACCATCAAGACGGTGACGGCGTTCCGCGCCTTTCGTCAGCCCGGCCTCTACGATCAGGACGGCAGCGCGACGCTGATCAACCGGACCTATTCGTTTCACCGCAACGAGAATACCTCGCAGGAAATCCAGTATCTGCTGGAAACAAAGCGCCTGCATGCCGTGGCGGGCGTGTTCGCGCTCTACGACAATTTTCGCTCCTACCGGACCAACTACAGCCCGTTGGCCAGCAGCAGCCTGCTTCCGGACCGGACGAGCCTGCAGAACAGCAAGGAGCGAACAAAGAACATCTCCGTCTACGGCCAGGCGACCTACGATCTGACGGATGCCCTCCATGTCATCGCCGGTGCCCGCTACACGCACGAAAGCCACAATTTCGACTTTCAGGGCAACAACAACAATGGCCTGACCGGCGCGGCGCTTCGCTATCTGCCGTCATTCTATACCGTGCACGTGCCATATGTGAGCTGGAACTCGTTCACGCCGAAACTGGGCGTGTCCTATGATCTGAACGCGCGCAGTTCGGCTTATGTCACCTACTCGAAGGGCTTCAAGGCGGGCGGCTTCGACGGGCGCGCCAACAGCCAGGTCGCAGCCGTATTGCCCTACGATCCCGAGACGGTGACGACTTGGGAAGGCGGCATCAAGACCGAGTTTCTCGATCGCAAGGTGCGTACCAACGTCGCCGTCTTCCACAACAAGATCAACGGCTATCAGGCAACCGCGCTGGACGAGAATGCGATCCAGCACCGCATCAATCTCGGCGAAGTGCGCACCCAGGGCTTCGAGCTGGAAGCGACAGTCGCCCCGCTCCGCCGGCTCATCTGGCAGAGCAATGTCAGCTTCCTCGATTCCAAGGTGCTCACCACCGGCGGCGCGGCCAGCAACAGCACGACGTTCCTCGGCAAACAGGTCACCAATGCGCCGAGGTGGCAGTATTTCACGTCGCTGGATTACGATCTGCCGATCAAGGCGGCCGGCACCTACAGGGTCGGCGCGGAATTTTTCTATCGCAGCCAGATCTACACCGACGGTCCGAACACCTATGCGGCGCGCGGCGTACCTCAGAAGCTGGTCAACCTGTCGGCAAGCTACACGACACGCGGCGGGCGCTGGCAGTTTTCGGGCAATGTCAGCAACCTTCTCGACAAAAGGTACGATCAGGGCGGCACTGCCGGCGACGGCATCACCACGATCAATGCCGCCACCTACAACGAGCCGCGCCTTTGGTATCTCCGCGCCCGCTTCAATTATTGACGGGCGGCGGCCAATCGCTATTCCCAGTTAAACGATAGGATTAGGGAAATATCCATGGAATATGTCCGGCTCGGATCTACCGGGCTGAAAGTCTCGCGTATCGCCTTCGGTTGCTCCAGTTACGGCTCGACCGACTGGATGCCGTGGGCGCTGCCCGAGGCTGAGGCTCTGCCCTTCTACGAGCGCGCGATCGAGAGCGGCATCAACTTCTTCGACAATGCCGATTCCTATTCGACCGGTCTGGCCGAAGAGATTTTCGGGCGGGCGATCGCCAAGATCGGCGTGCCGCGCGACCGCATCGTCATCGGCACAAAGGTTTTCGGGGCGATGGGGCCGGATGTGAATCAGCGCGGCCTGTCGCGAAAACATATCCGCCATGCGATCGACGACAGCCTGCGCCGGCTGGGGGTCGACTATGTCGATCTCTACCAGATCCACCGGCTCGATCCGACCACGTCGCCGGAAGAGATCATGGAGGCGCTCGACGATGTCGTGCGGGCCGGCAAGGCGCTGCATATCGGCGCCAGCTCGATGTACGCGTGGCAGTTCGCCAAGCTCCAGTCGATCGCCGAGAGGGCCGGCTCGGCCCGCTTCGTGACGATGCAGAACCGCTACAACCTTCTCTACCGCGAGGAAGAGCGGGAGATGGTGCCGCTGTGCATCGATCAGGGCGTGGGCATCATCCCCTACAGCCCGCTCGCGCGCGGTCTGCTCACCGGGAGCCGCCGGCGGGGCACCAAGCGGTCTGAAGTGGTCAAGGATTTCACACGCCCCGAGGACGAAGCCGTGGTCGATCGCGTGCTGGCCGTGGCCGAACGGCGCGGCGAGAGCCCGGCGCGCATCGCGCTCGCCTGGCTGCTCTCGCGTCCCGGCGTGACGGCACCGATCGTGGGCGCGACGAAGCTCTCGCACCTGGACGATGCGATCGCGGCGCTGGAAACAAAGCTTTCGCCCGAGGAGATTGCGGAACTGGAGGAGCCCTATGGCTGCCAGCCGCCGCAATTCGATCGCGCGACGGTCCCCTCGCACAACCATGCCGCCGCCGCAGCGTTGGCAGCGGCGCGCGGCGAGGCCTAATCCGACCATGGCGCAGCCTGCGACCGCGACGGGATTGCCGACGCCCTATTCCGATCCGCTGCGCTTCGAGGGCGCGGCGGCGGCCGCCCGGTCGCGGTTGCTCCTCGTCGCCCGTCGCGCGGTCGTGCGGCTGCTCACCCATGTCCTGCCCCTGATGCTGGCGGTCACGGTCGGGGCGTTCCTGCTGATCCATTCCGCCAAAGGCAGCGTCGTCGACGTGATGACGTCGGAGATGCAATTGTCGGATCCGGCGACGATCGCGCACCTGAATGCGGTCTACGGGCTCGACCAGCCGCTGCTGGTCCAGTTGTTGCGCTACATCTGGTCGGTCGCGCGGCTGGATCTCGGCTTCTCCTATCGGCAGGGCATGTCGGTCGTCTCAGCGATCATGCTGCATCTGCCGGCGACCCTGCTGCTGATGGCCGCCGCGATCCTGGTGGCGGCATCGATCGGCATCCTCGGCGGTGTCGCCGCGTCGCGCCGGCCCAACGGCTGGCTGGACCGTTCGATCTCGGTCGCGGCAGTGATGCTGTTCGCTGCGCCGAGTTTCTGGTTGGGCATCCTGCTCGTCGTGCTGTTCTCGGTCCATCTCGGCTGGACGCCGGTTGGCGACATGCGCACGATCGGCCTCGACGACAGCCCGCTGGCAAACCTGCTGGACCTGCTCCACCATCTCGCATTGCCTGCGCTCGCGCTGGGCCTGCACAAGTCGGCCATCTATCTGCGCGTCACGCGCAACGCGATGATCGGCACCGGGCGCGCCGATTTCGTCCGCACCGCCCGCGCCAAAGGCTTGACCGAGCGGGCGATCACTTTCCGCCACGTGCTGCGCAACGCGATGATCCCGGTCGTCACGGTGATAGGCCTACAGTTCGCGACGGTGCTGAGCGGCAGCATCGTGGTCGAGGCGGTGTTCAATTGGCCAGGCCTCGGCGGCTTGCTGTTCGATTCCGCGATGGCTCGCGATTATCCCCTGGTGCTGGGCATCGTCATCATTGGCTCAACGATCGTGATCCTCGTCAACCTGCTCGTCGATCTCGTCTATACATGGCTAGATCCGCGCATGGCTGACCGGTGATGCGCCTGCTTCTCTCGCTGCGCGCCGCCGGCCTCACTGCGTGGATCGGGCTGGCACTGACCACGCTGGTCGTCGCGGCGGCGCTCACCTCGCCGTGGATCTTCCCCGGCGATCCGCTCCGCATCGTCGGCCCCGCTTTGGAATGGCCGGGGCAGGATCCGCGCTTCCCGCTCGGCACCGATGCGCTCGGTCGCGACATGCTGGCAATGATCGCGCACGGAGCGCGGACTACGCTCATCATCGGTCTCGCCGCCGCAGGCACCGCGCTGGTGATCGGCGTGACGGTGGGCGCGCTCGCGGGCTATTATGATCGCGGCATCGGCCCGCTCGCCAGCCGTCTGATCGAGCTGTTCCAGACCATACCGGGCCTGATCTTCATCCTCGCCATTACCGCCTTTCTCGGCGCACGGATGCAGTTCATCATCCTGTCGATCGGCTTCGTGTCGTGGGATCCGATCGCCCGGCTGACCCGGGCTGAATTTCTGGCTTGGCGGCGGCGCGACTTCATTCTCGCCTGCCGCTCGATGGGGATGGGCGACGGCCGGATCATCCTCGGCGAGATCCTGCCCAATGCGCTGGGGCCGATCTTCGCGGTGTTCACCCTGTCGGTGGCAGGTGCGATCTTGCTGGAATCCGGCCTGTCCTTCCTTCAGCTCAGCGACCCCAATGTCTCGACGTGGGGAAGGCTGATCGGCGACGGGCGCGGGCTGATCCGGACCGAGTGGTACGTGTCGGCGCTGCCGGGCGTGGCAATCGTGCTGACCGTCGTTGCCCTTAGCCTGATCAGTGACGCCGCCAATGACGGCCTCGCCGCGCGAGGGAAGGGTCAATGACGGGCACGATCGTCGCCGAACTGGACAAGGTCTCGACCGCGGTCGCCACGCGCCAGGGCCAGCTGCCCGTGCTGGAAGAGTTCGATCTCGCGCTCCGCCAGGGAGAGACGGTCGCCGTGGTCGGCGAATCCGGTTGCGGCAAGTCGATGGCGGCGCTCACGCTGATGCGCCTGCTGCCGCGCGGAGAGGTGGATGTATCGTGCGGGGCCGTGCGTGTTGCCGGGCGGGACATCACCACCCTGCCCGATCGCGAGGTCGCACGTCTGCGCGGCCGGGAGATCGCGATGATCTTCCAGAACCCGATGAGCGCGCTGAACCCGGTGATGACGATCGGCCGCCAGCTGGAAGAGGCGATCGCCGTCCACGATCCGCGCCCGCGCGCGGCTCTGCGCGAACGGGCGCTGGAACTGCTGCGCATGGTTGCGATCCCCGATCCGGAGACGCGCCACGGCGAATATCCGCATCGGCTGTCGGGTGGCATGTGCCAGCGCATCGCGATCGCGATGGCCATCGCGTGCTCCCCCCAATTGCTGATCGCAGACGAACCGACGACGGCGCTCGACGTCACGATTCAGGCGCAGATGCTGCAATTGCTGCAGCGGCTGAAGGACGCAACCGGCATGGCGATGCTGTTCATCACGCACGATCTCGGCGTGGTCGCCGAAATGGCCGATCGCGTGGTCGTCATGTATGCGGGCCGCAAGGTGGAGGAGGCGAATGTCGCCGATCTCTTCGCCCGGCCGCTTCACCCTTACACCCAAGGGCTGATGGCGCTGACCTTGTCGGCCGGCCAGCCGCGCCAGGGCCGACTGCCGGAGATTGCCGGCATGGTGCCACCGCTCGGCCAGCGACCGGCAGGCTGCACCTTCGCGCCGCGCTGCCCCCACGCCTTTGTCCGTTGCCGCGAACAGGCGCCTCCGCTCGCCGATCATGGCGGCGGCCACAAGGTCGCCTGCTGGCGCGCCGAACAGGAGGACGACGCCCGTGTCACTCCTCTCCGTCACTGATCTGCAGGTTCACCTGCCGACGAAGCGCGGCACCGTGCATGCGGTCAACGGCGTCTCGCTGGACGTCGGCTATGGCGAGACGGTCGGCCTGATCGGCGAATCCGGCTGCGGAAAATCGACGTTGGGCAAGGCATTGACGCGGCTTGTGCCCTCAACCGCCGGGACCATCGCGCTGGAAGGACAGGATCTCACCCGGCTGAACGAACGCGCGTTGCGGGCACTGCGCCCGAAGGTCCAGATGATCTTCCAAGACAATTACAGCGCACTCAACCCGCGCCATAGTGTCGGCCATAGCATCGCCCAGCCGTTGCGCCTCGCTGGCTGGTCGCGCAGCGCCGCACGAGCCCGCGTCGAGGATCTGCTCGGAAAGGTCGGTCTGTCGCCAGATGCCGCACAGCGGTTGCCGGATGCCTTTTCGGGCGGACAGCGCCAGCGCATCGGGATCGCTCGCGCCATCGCCGTGAACCCGAAGCTGGTCATCTGCGACGAGCCGGTTTCGGCGCTCGACGTGTCGGTTCGCGCGCAGGTGCTGAACCTGCTCGGCGATCTGCAGACCGAGCTTGCGATCTCCTACCTGTTCATCTCGCACGATCTGGCGGTGGTCGAGCATATCGCCGACCGTATCCTCGTCATGTATCTCGGCTTCGTCGTTGAGGAAGGCCGTCGCGAGACGTTCTGGCGGAGCCCGCTGCACCCTTACACGCAGGCTCTGCTCGCCGCCGTTCCCGCCGCCCGGCCCGATGCCGCCAAAGCGCGCGACAAGACGTTGCTCGCCGGCGAGCTGCCCAGCAATCTTCACCTGCCCGAAGGCTGCCCGTTCCAGGCCCGCTGCCCGCTGGTCGAGGCACGGTGCCGGGTCGAGCGGCCGCGCCTGCGCGACGGCGCCGGCGGCAACCGCGTCGCCTGCCATCTTGCCCCCGCTGCCGATGCGGCGCGGCCGGCGCCCACCCCTCAACCGCCTGCACTCCGCATCGTCGGCACGCGGCCATAACGTCCGGGAGATCCATCTTGCCCTCCACCGTCATCACCACGCGTCAAGGTTGGATCGAGAATGCCGAAGGCTTCCTCGACGCGGTTCATTCCGCATTGGTCGAAACGATTGGGGTGAAACCCGACGACCGGACGCTGCGCCTGATCCAGCTGCCGCCCTATGCGCTGCCGTTACCGCCCCGGC
This DNA window, taken from Sphingomonas sp. AP4-R1, encodes the following:
- a CDS encoding ABC transporter ATP-binding protein, giving the protein MSLLSVTDLQVHLPTKRGTVHAVNGVSLDVGYGETVGLIGESGCGKSTLGKALTRLVPSTAGTIALEGQDLTRLNERALRALRPKVQMIFQDNYSALNPRHSVGHSIAQPLRLAGWSRSAARARVEDLLGKVGLSPDAAQRLPDAFSGGQRQRIGIARAIAVNPKLVICDEPVSALDVSVRAQVLNLLGDLQTELAISYLFISHDLAVVEHIADRILVMYLGFVVEEGRRETFWRSPLHPYTQALLAAVPAARPDAAKARDKTLLAGELPSNLHLPEGCPFQARCPLVEARCRVERPRLRDGAGGNRVACHLAPAADAARPAPTPQPPALRIVGTRP
- a CDS encoding ABC transporter ATP-binding protein, producing MTGTIVAELDKVSTAVATRQGQLPVLEEFDLALRQGETVAVVGESGCGKSMAALTLMRLLPRGEVDVSCGAVRVAGRDITTLPDREVARLRGREIAMIFQNPMSALNPVMTIGRQLEEAIAVHDPRPRAALRERALELLRMVAIPDPETRHGEYPHRLSGGMCQRIAIAMAIACSPQLLIADEPTTALDVTIQAQMLQLLQRLKDATGMAMLFITHDLGVVAEMADRVVVMYAGRKVEEANVADLFARPLHPYTQGLMALTLSAGQPRQGRLPEIAGMVPPLGQRPAGCTFAPRCPHAFVRCREQAPPLADHGGGHKVACWRAEQEDDARVTPLRH
- a CDS encoding aldo/keto reductase — protein: MEYVRLGSTGLKVSRIAFGCSSYGSTDWMPWALPEAEALPFYERAIESGINFFDNADSYSTGLAEEIFGRAIAKIGVPRDRIVIGTKVFGAMGPDVNQRGLSRKHIRHAIDDSLRRLGVDYVDLYQIHRLDPTTSPEEIMEALDDVVRAGKALHIGASSMYAWQFAKLQSIAERAGSARFVTMQNRYNLLYREEEREMVPLCIDQGVGIIPYSPLARGLLTGSRRRGTKRSEVVKDFTRPEDEAVVDRVLAVAERRGESPARIALAWLLSRPGVTAPIVGATKLSHLDDAIAALETKLSPEEIAELEEPYGCQPPQFDRATVPSHNHAAAAALAAARGEA
- a CDS encoding TonB-dependent receptor → MNTTLLARTISVGSLTVGLLWAATAANAATPGTAAAAPAPADTPQIAKDGEGLADIVVTGEFRKEEQQHSPVAISVVSSETLTLKGLENLRDIATRIPGLFASPTALTHSTVSYYIRGVGETDSIANQTVGTYVDDVYIARPIGGTFELNDVENIQVLRGPQGTLYGRNSSAGAIKITTATPGNETHYFAEGTLGNYNSVIIRAGASAPIVEDKLAASISYIHRQRDGTVHDVTLNKDVGKLNSDYIRAKLNFTPTDRIAFLLTGEYFHDASDPTPLINRNQPGGVDPNRNYSDVAIYNRTNLGGVSLRGTFELSDTSTIKTVTAFRAFRQPGLYDQDGSATLINRTYSFHRNENTSQEIQYLLETKRLHAVAGVFALYDNFRSYRTNYSPLASSSLLPDRTSLQNSKERTKNISVYGQATYDLTDALHVIAGARYTHESHNFDFQGNNNNGLTGAALRYLPSFYTVHVPYVSWNSFTPKLGVSYDLNARSSAYVTYSKGFKAGGFDGRANSQVAAVLPYDPETVTTWEGGIKTEFLDRKVRTNVAVFHNKINGYQATALDENAIQHRINLGEVRTQGFELEATVAPLRRLIWQSNVSFLDSKVLTTGGAASNSTTFLGKQVTNAPRWQYFTSLDYDLPIKAAGTYRVGAEFFYRSQIYTDGPNTYAARGVPQKLVNLSASYTTRGGRWQFSGNVSNLLDKRYDQGGTAGDGITTINAATYNEPRLWYLRARFNY
- a CDS encoding tautomerase family protein, which gives rise to MPSTVITTRQGWIENAEGFLDAVHSALVETIGVKPDDRTLRLIQLPPYALPLPPRRGERYVLVEISLLPTRTVEEKQALYAALRRNLEAFGTAAGDVKTILHEVAAENWG
- a CDS encoding ABC transporter permease; translation: MRLLLSLRAAGLTAWIGLALTTLVVAAALTSPWIFPGDPLRIVGPALEWPGQDPRFPLGTDALGRDMLAMIAHGARTTLIIGLAAAGTALVIGVTVGALAGYYDRGIGPLASRLIELFQTIPGLIFILAITAFLGARMQFIILSIGFVSWDPIARLTRAEFLAWRRRDFILACRSMGMGDGRIILGEILPNALGPIFAVFTLSVAGAILLESGLSFLQLSDPNVSTWGRLIGDGRGLIRTEWYVSALPGVAIVLTVVALSLISDAANDGLAARGKGQ
- a CDS encoding ABC transporter permease, which translates into the protein MAQPATATGLPTPYSDPLRFEGAAAAARSRLLLVARRAVVRLLTHVLPLMLAVTVGAFLLIHSAKGSVVDVMTSEMQLSDPATIAHLNAVYGLDQPLLVQLLRYIWSVARLDLGFSYRQGMSVVSAIMLHLPATLLLMAAAILVAASIGILGGVAASRRPNGWLDRSISVAAVMLFAAPSFWLGILLVVLFSVHLGWTPVGDMRTIGLDDSPLANLLDLLHHLALPALALGLHKSAIYLRVTRNAMIGTGRADFVRTARAKGLTERAITFRHVLRNAMIPVVTVIGLQFATVLSGSIVVEAVFNWPGLGGLLFDSAMARDYPLVLGIVIIGSTIVILVNLLVDLVYTWLDPRMADR